The following proteins are encoded in a genomic region of Cryptomeria japonica chromosome 11, Sugi_1.0, whole genome shotgun sequence:
- the LOC131068784 gene encoding serine/threonine-protein kinase-like protein At3g51990 isoform X2, whose protein sequence is MLGMGYNWCQADRGVEVKNERPVKIEQFRYRELEIATGSFGGESLLGKGSHGCVYKGVLEGGKLVAVKRISSGLLELKDERAFVNEIEILSNLHSPRLVNLVGISHDSEEILMVVEFMANGTLHDVLNKNGKPPSWPRRIHIALQTAKAIQALHNAYPPVIHRDIKSSNVLIDQNWNAKLGDFGLALRGHLKDIQLNSTPPAGTMGYLDPSYISPANLSTKTDVFSFGILLLEIISSRNAIDVNYDPPSIVDWALPLIEQDQVLQLCDPRLRQPKSLSGIKRIAHIAASCIRADNEKRPSMNQVVDELKLVSRSFPLPLWNGLTSRMRQRSRQGKPHLTKGNTKEPSKRRFSRTTGFRLKPVTEECTTSSEPGIAMRCSRKKQSHFYQFTWYHSDARIVSQIFIFVIFS, encoded by the exons ATGTTAGGGATGGGGTATAACTGGTGTCAAGCTGATCGTGGGGTTGAGGTCAAAAATGAAAGACCAGTGAAAATTGAACAGTTTCGTTACAGAGAACTGGAGATTGCTACTGGGAGCTTTGGTGGAGAGAGCCTCCTTGGAAAAGGCAGTCATGGTTGTGTCTATAAGGGTGTTCTAGAAGGTGGAAAGCTTGTGGCTGTGAAAAGGATTTCTAGTGGGCTTCTAGAACTGAAGGATGAGAGAGCATTTGTAAATGAGATTGAAATACTCTCAAACCTGCACAGTCCTAGACTTGTAAACCTTGTTGGGATCAGCCATGATTCTGAAGAGATACTGATGGTGGTCGAATTCATGGCAAATGGCACCCTCCATGATGTTCTCAACAAGAATGGTAAGCCACCAAGTTGGCCAAGACGAATTCATATTGCCTTGCAGACTGCCAAAGCCATTCAGGCCTTGCATAATGCATACCCTCCTGTGATACATCGAGATATTAAGTcctcaaatgttttaattgatcaaaACTGGAATGCCAAGCTTGGTGATTTCGGTCTTGCTCTGAGGGGTCATCTTAAGGATATCCAGCTGAACTCTACGCCCCCTGCTGGTACCATGGGATACTTGGATCCATCTTACATTTCTCCAGCCAACTTGAGCACCAAAACAGATGTATTCAGCTTTGGAATTCTTCTCTTGGAAATCATAAGTAGCAGGAATGCAATAGATGTGAACTATGATCCACCATCAATTGTGGACTGGGCTCTGCCTCTAATTGAGCAAGATCAAGTTCTTCAGTTGTGCGATCCAAGGCTCAGACAACCCAAGAGTCTTTCTGGAATCAAACGGATTGCTCATATTGCAGCTTCTTGTATCAGAGCTGACAATGAAAAACGCCCCTCAATGAATCAGGTTGTGGATGAGCTTAAATTAGTCAGTAGAAGTTTTCCACTACCCCTGTGGAATGGTCTCACTAGTCGCATGAGGCAGCGTAGTAGACAGGGGAAACCCCATCTCACCAAAGGCAATACAAAGGAACCCTCCAAGAGACGTTTCTCAAGGACTACAGGGTTTCGTCTGAAACCAGTAACAGAAGAATGCACAACTTCTTCTGAACCAGGGATTGCAATGAGAT GTTCTCGCAAAAAGCAGTCACACTTTTATCAGTTTACCTGGTATCATTCAGACGCGCGAATTGTTTCTCAGATCTTCATCTTTGTCATCTTTTCATGA
- the LOC131068784 gene encoding serine/threonine-protein kinase-like protein At3g51990 isoform X1, whose translation MLGMGYNWCQADRGVEVKNERPVKIEQFRYRELEIATGSFGGESLLGKGSHGCVYKGVLEGGKLVAVKRISSGLLELKDERAFVNEIEILSNLHSPRLVNLVGISHDSEEILMVVEFMANGTLHDVLNKNGKPPSWPRRIHIALQTAKAIQALHNAYPPVIHRDIKSSNVLIDQNWNAKLGDFGLALRGHLKDIQLNSTPPAGTMGYLDPSYISPANLSTKTDVFSFGILLLEIISSRNAIDVNYDPPSIVDWALPLIEQDQVLQLCDPRLRQPKSLSGIKRIAHIAASCIRADNEKRPSMNQVVDELKLVSRSFPLPLWNGLTSRMRQRSRQGKPHLTKGNTKEPSKRRFSRTTGFRLKPVTEECTTSSEPGIAMRCKHSRNLMDLFNETKECSKTKSVDWQVLAKSSHTFISLPGIIQTRELFLRSSSLSSFHDQGKNSFEDIRRAISLNDAKKHIKVNPALHLKQAPQATVSV comes from the coding sequence ATGTTAGGGATGGGGTATAACTGGTGTCAAGCTGATCGTGGGGTTGAGGTCAAAAATGAAAGACCAGTGAAAATTGAACAGTTTCGTTACAGAGAACTGGAGATTGCTACTGGGAGCTTTGGTGGAGAGAGCCTCCTTGGAAAAGGCAGTCATGGTTGTGTCTATAAGGGTGTTCTAGAAGGTGGAAAGCTTGTGGCTGTGAAAAGGATTTCTAGTGGGCTTCTAGAACTGAAGGATGAGAGAGCATTTGTAAATGAGATTGAAATACTCTCAAACCTGCACAGTCCTAGACTTGTAAACCTTGTTGGGATCAGCCATGATTCTGAAGAGATACTGATGGTGGTCGAATTCATGGCAAATGGCACCCTCCATGATGTTCTCAACAAGAATGGTAAGCCACCAAGTTGGCCAAGACGAATTCATATTGCCTTGCAGACTGCCAAAGCCATTCAGGCCTTGCATAATGCATACCCTCCTGTGATACATCGAGATATTAAGTcctcaaatgttttaattgatcaaaACTGGAATGCCAAGCTTGGTGATTTCGGTCTTGCTCTGAGGGGTCATCTTAAGGATATCCAGCTGAACTCTACGCCCCCTGCTGGTACCATGGGATACTTGGATCCATCTTACATTTCTCCAGCCAACTTGAGCACCAAAACAGATGTATTCAGCTTTGGAATTCTTCTCTTGGAAATCATAAGTAGCAGGAATGCAATAGATGTGAACTATGATCCACCATCAATTGTGGACTGGGCTCTGCCTCTAATTGAGCAAGATCAAGTTCTTCAGTTGTGCGATCCAAGGCTCAGACAACCCAAGAGTCTTTCTGGAATCAAACGGATTGCTCATATTGCAGCTTCTTGTATCAGAGCTGACAATGAAAAACGCCCCTCAATGAATCAGGTTGTGGATGAGCTTAAATTAGTCAGTAGAAGTTTTCCACTACCCCTGTGGAATGGTCTCACTAGTCGCATGAGGCAGCGTAGTAGACAGGGGAAACCCCATCTCACCAAAGGCAATACAAAGGAACCCTCCAAGAGACGTTTCTCAAGGACTACAGGGTTTCGTCTGAAACCAGTAACAGAAGAATGCACAACTTCTTCTGAACCAGGGATTGCAATGAGATGTAAGCATAGTAGAAATTTGATGGATTTGTTTAATGAAACAAAAGAATGTTCAAAAACTAAATCAGTAGATTGGCAGGTTCTCGCAAAAAGCAGTCACACTTTTATCAGTTTACCTGGTATCATTCAGACGCGCGAATTGTTTCTCAGATCTTCATCTTTGTCATCTTTTCATGACCAAGGAAAAAATTCTTTTGAGGACATACGGAGGGCAATTtctttgaatgatgcaaagaaacaTATTAAAGTGAATCCAGCTCTGCATTTGAAACAAGCACCTCAGGCGACAGTCTCTGTTTAG